Proteins co-encoded in one Pocillopora verrucosa isolate sample1 chromosome 1, ASM3666991v2, whole genome shotgun sequence genomic window:
- the LOC131783986 gene encoding uncharacterized protein translates to MAATERNEVILSEGNGLQDTKLLTDKINAVCRIEIVIEDSKSGKRQRKRGTGFLSKLYTPSERGCSEIYGVVTNNHVLPSETDAKNAIVTFGYDRPGEGEKVKLKPKIMFRTEKELDYTFVGVKKADIDSLKLAIEPILMEPEPELKKGVNVMIIQHPKGEPKKFSQEKISKVKKPFVFYKADTESGSSGSPVLTYEGLALIAVHHKGNEKQGYNKGTLISQILKHLQEGSSSGSTEVEQKEKSGPAAKKLKLDPFGKPGTSGVSSTSKTRKFKDPAKDPDQSASKKDFSSVSGKRLKEGVVSNDDLQTLGKAIAGKWDRLARRLPKIEEDDIEEIEHSHRTLSQRGFHMLKLWKTNNGEVADYKTLHDALVHNMVQRKDLAEKYCFE, encoded by the exons ATGGCCGCCACAGAGCGAAATGAAGTTATATTGAGTGAAGGTAATGGCCTTCAGGACACCAAACTTCTCACGGATAAAATCAACGCGGTGTGTCGCATCGAGATTGTTATCGAAGACTCGAAATCAGGCAAAAGGCAACGAAA GCGAGGTACCGGTTTCCTATCCAAGCTTTATACGCCAAGTGAGAGAGGTTGCAGTGAAATTTATGGGGTGGTCACTAATAACCACGTGCTTCCCTCAGAAACCGATGCCAAAAATGCGATCGTCACATTCGGTTATGACAGACCAGGAGAAGGAgagaaagttaaattaaaaccaaaaataatGTTTCGTACTGAAAAG GAACTTGACTATACATTTGTTGGTGTGAAGAAGGCAGATATTGATAGTTTGAAACTAGCCATTGAACCCATACTTATGGAACCAGAGCCGGAATTGAAAAAGGGGGTGAATGTCATGATAATTCAGCATCCAAAAGGAGAACCCAAGAAATTctctcaagaaaaaatttcaaaggtgAAGAAACCCTTTGTGTTCTACAAAGCCGATACAGAGAGCGGTTCCTCTGGTTCACCAGTACTGACCTATGAGGGACTGGCACTCATTGCTGTTCATcacaaaggaaatgaaaaacaagGTTACAACAAAGGAACACTGATCAGTCAAATTCTGAAGCATCTCCAGGAAGGAAGtt CTTCTGGTTCCACTGAAGTTGAGCAAAAGGAGAAAAGTGGCCCAGCTGCCAAAAAACTTAAACTTGATCCTTTTGGAAAACCTGGAACTTCTGGGGTATCCAGCACTAGTAAGACAAGGAAGTTTAAGG ACCCTGCTAAGGATCCAGACCAGTCTGCATCAAAGAAAGATTTTTCTTCCGTATCTGGAAAGCGACTAAAAG AGGGAGTAGTAAGTAATGATGACCTTCAAACACTTGGCAAAGCTATTGCTGGAAAGTGGGATCGACTGGCACGTCGACTACCTAAAATTGAGGAAGATGACATAGAGGAAATTGAACACAGCCACAGGACTTTGTCTCAAAGGGGATTTCATATGCTGAAACTgtggaaaacaaacaatggggAAGTTGCAGACTATAAGACTTTACATGATGCATTAGTCCATAATATGGTACAGCGGAAAGACTTAGCAGAAAAGTATTGTTTTGAATGA